The following coding sequences are from one Candidatus Bathyarchaeota archaeon window:
- a CDS encoding NAD+ synthase produces the protein MHWREHPLKLTQQVLELNWEEVKTKITRFIKDYVEKAKAKGIVLGLSGGVDSSTAAALSAIAIGGNKILGLLLPEKETYSPEDIRHAELVAEKFGIKTEIIDITPTLEALQKTIPAFDPEDKLSNGNLKARTRMLYLYYYANKFNLIVCGSSDKSEVMIGYFTKWGDAAADIAPLMDLYKTQVRKLAKHIDVPEEIVNKPSTPMLWPGQTAEEEIGVKYEVLDLILYGLEHFMKVEEIAEQLGLKKELVERVETRWKNMEHKRRMPLTTKIQYRTVGLDFRLPHTQQ, from the coding sequence ATGCATTGGAGAGAACATCCCTTGAAACTCACTCAACAAGTCTTGGAGTTGAACTGGGAAGAAGTCAAAACCAAGATTACTCGCTTCATAAAAGATTACGTGGAAAAAGCCAAGGCGAAAGGCATAGTGCTCGGTCTTTCAGGAGGTGTTGACAGTAGCACAGCAGCAGCCCTATCCGCTATAGCCATTGGAGGAAACAAAATTTTAGGGCTACTACTACCAGAAAAGGAGACCTACAGCCCTGAAGACATAAGACATGCCGAGCTTGTCGCAGAAAAATTCGGGATAAAAACTGAAATTATTGATATAACACCAACGTTGGAGGCTTTGCAGAAAACAATACCGGCTTTCGATCCAGAGGACAAGCTCTCTAATGGGAACTTGAAAGCCCGCACACGAATGCTTTATTTATATTACTACGCCAACAAATTTAACCTAATAGTGTGTGGTAGTTCAGATAAATCTGAAGTAATGATAGGGTATTTCACTAAGTGGGGAGACGCCGCGGCGGATATAGCACCTCTAATGGATCTTTACAAGACTCAAGTGCGAAAACTGGCAAAGCATATAGATGTCCCAGAAGAAATTGTCAACAAACCATCAACACCAATGCTTTGGCCTGGACAAACAGCTGAAGAGGAAATAGGCGTAAAGTACGAAGTTTTAGATCTCATTCTTTACGGCCTCGAACACTTTATGAAGGTTGAAGAAATAGCGGAACAATTAGGCTTGAAAAAAGAGTTGGTGGAAAGAGTGGAGACACGGTGGAAAAACATGGAGCACAAGAGACGAATGCCTTTGACGACAAAAATCCAATACAGAACAGTGGGGCTTGACTTCAGACTCCCCCATACTCAACAGTAG